TTCGTAAGGttagataaaattaaaaaaataaattagttatATTAATTAGTTATACGATCTCGAGTTTGCTATAAACGATGacgattggttttttttttgtttgggtgtATGTTCGGTTTCAGCATAATGCTCTTCACTGTGATGAATCTTACGATGCGCCATGTAAGAACACATGTACCTTTCAATACCAAGGCttgtttgatcgtttttttcctgttcatTTAGTGCCTGTGATAGATTCGCTGTTTATATTAGTAGGATACGGCCACTGCCTGACTGAATGTGCCAGAGTCTTATCAGCACCAGCAAAACAACCTCTTCTGATTTCCTTACGATTATCCTTCTGTACTGTTCTGTTGATTGAGGAGTTTGATGTAGCGTCTTTCGATTGACGACTATATGTACATGTACATAAGATAGcttgcgtgtgtttttgagAGAATTTGTCGATGTTAGTTGTGTACTTCAATCTTACATTCCAtgttatttgaatttattatttctgcCGTGCTTCGGAATCTGAATCCGAGAGAGGGGGGCGAGACCTGGCTCAGACATCCGCCGTTCGCGATGTTATGCTGGGAGATCGTGAGTGTATGACGACGCGGTGACCGTTTTTCGTCACGAATCCGTCACTCTCCACCAGAACGGCCGTCTGGCGGCCTTGAGGATCGCCGTTACTATCCGGTGATTCCTTTGATGATAGACTATGATCCACTACACCTATGTTCGCCTGAGAACCGCCGAGAATTCCTTTACTTTTACCACTACCAGGGGTGCCAACGCCACCGCCTATGCTGCCACCGGCGATCTGGCTACCATTGTCTCCACTACCTATTGCAGCTCCACCGCTACCGTCGTTATCATTGCCATTGCCACCATCGTTTCCGTTATCACAGGCATCTATTTCAAGATCGTCTCCGGTGGAACCGTCAGTTCCACCGCCATGACGCTGCTTGTAGCGTTTCCATGCGTGTTGTATCAGACGGGCACAGTATTCTTCGCGTTGCCTCCAGAGCGTGGACGACACCGGTTCGTAACCCACTTCGTCCGGACGCTGTTGTACCTCACCCAACTCTGCCGTCTCTTCGATAGGATTTCCTTTCCGAGCGAAAAAGTCTTTCGTCAGTGCGTCCAGGATATCGACACAGAACATCATATCGCCACGGCAGATAGGAATATCCATCGAAATAATTTTGTAACGGTTCGGTTTATGTATCTGGAGGGGCGGTTCCAGCACGTCCAGAAAGTCTGATAGTTGATCGTACCGAACGTATTGTGTACCGTCCGGATCAAACTGTTGCCATATTTCGTAGTACATATCGTAGTCGTCGTCCGTCAAGCCCTCCTGCACGTCTTCCGTTGCTTGGGAATAGTTTTCGAGAATAACAGCGATGTACATGTTGATGACGATAAGAAAACTTATTACTAGATACGCCAATAGGTACGTTATGCCGATCGTTGATGAGCCACAATTTCCCGGGTAGCCTTTATCATTGTCCGGTGGTAGACAGTCTTCTTCGTTGATAATACCATCTAGCACACCATCCCAACCGGCTGAGGTGGACATCTGGAATGTGTAAATACCGAACATATAGGGGGGAatgaggtgtgtgtgtgtgtttttttttttcacgagCATATTTGCAAACAGTGTCTAACCTGAAACAGCAAGATCATACTCTGGCCGAAGGTTTTAAAGTTGTACACATCATCCAAGCCACTCTTATCCTTGACGTGCATGAAGAATGACATcccaaaaatggcaaaaatgaaCATCACCAAAAACAGTAGCAGACAGATGTTAAAAAGTGCAGGCAGCGACATAGCTAACGCAAACAGCAACGTCCGTATACCCTTGGCACCCTTCACCAAACGCAGTACACGGCCCACTTTTGCAACTCGCACGACTCGCAGAAGCGTTGGAGATACAAAATATTTCTCAATAAGATCACTTAAGACAAGACCTGGTATGGGTAAAAACACAACGAGACGATACGGAGTAATTAAAACATCGCATCGAGGAAGGTAGCAAAAACTAGTGAATGACCGCACTTACCTAAAATGGAAAGAATGACCACAACGAAATCAAACAGATTCCACGGTTCGATAAAGTAATGGTATCGTAGGGCGAAGATCTTCATCAAACATTCACTGCTGAAAATGCAGATGAATATCATATTCAAGTAGTCTAGCACCGCGCTAAACGTTTCTGATTGTTTGTAGTGATCCAGCGTCATGGTTAACATATTGAAGCCGATGAACAACATGATGATCATGTCGAACTTTTTATTCGTCACTATTTCGAACACTATTGCTTGCGGGCGCCACTGTAATGAAATGGAGCGAATTAGTGTGTTACGTCGTGGAATGCAGCATGTACTTTACTGCTTACCCTTGGTCGAGGGATTGCCTTGAGTGGTTTCTTCGATCCCATCTTCTTCATGGCATTGTAGTACTTTTTCTGATCTTCCGTCATGAACATTTCCAGTGATCCTCCggctttctttttctgttcatTGAAGTTATCAATAATCACACCGATGAAGAGATTCAGTGTGAAGAACGATCCGAAGATAATGAAGAACACAAAGTACAGATACATGTAGATGTTTGTTTCCCGTATAGGCTGTTTGCCGACCTGTAAAGTAACAGCAAACGATGGGATTAGCtcatttacaaagaaaaaacgaccTCTCTACAGCACATACGTCACGGGAATCAATGGCATCGTTCATGATTTGTATCCATCCTTTGAATGTCGCTACTTGAAATAGACACAAATACGCTTTACCGACGTGATCGAAGTTCATCGGTGAGTTTTCCCATGTATAATTTTCGGCTTTGCACGCATTTACATCCGGAATAATTTCGTGAggtaatgttgttttatttttatccacaCACTATCATACgaagaaacgaaaccaaaTGGATTAGCATGAGAATATTGTTCTAATGGGGATGAAGTACAGCAGTCGCAATACCTTGAAGTATTTTCCAGCAAATAATTGCACTCCCATAATAGCAAATATCAGCCAGAATATCAAACAAACCAGCAGCACGTTGAAGATGGACGGTATAGCTTGAACCAATGCATTCACGACGACCTATACATACACGTACGATTGATTCAATTGTACAGTTGATTCAAACAATAAAgagaataaaacattaataaaattcGTGTAAACGAACCAATCTCTTGCTATGATTCTTAGATCGTTTCATTTGAAAAAGGGAATAGCCCAGCTTTGTTGACCATGCAGTGAACAGAATAAGCGCAATACAGCCATGAACATCTATTTATAAAGCGGTAcaaagtttcaattttttcaattaCCACACAGTTAGTTACCATTttaaaactcataaaaaacaGTTCTGTTGGTAACGAACTGTtggaaagcataaaaacaaagaatcttaaacgcaaacaaaactgtttggcaattgaaaaaattgaaacataaagGCAACacatttcataaaacattattaGCTGATGAGCTGATGTGTATAGTATTTGAGAATAcagttgcaaacaaaaattgtactaagagaaatatttttacagaAAATTTTAAGCTAATGATATAATTCACACCCAATCTGGtctaacaatttttttccacttttattACAATATTGCGTGTTCTACAACCATCTAAAATACTACGTTTATGTTTGTATATACATGATGTGTACTGCATAGCTATGACACCAAAGTACACTTAGCGCATTTGATACACAAGCAAAACACATATCATTCCGCAAGTGTGAcagtgttacaaaaaaaaactgtaatcAAATGAGGCAACAGTTGATAATGCAAACAATACTGGTAAGCGCAATCACAATACTCCTACTCATGAAATATTCAGATGCAGCGTGATGAAGTAATGGCCATAAAGAGCTCTAAAAATATAACTAAGTATATATACGTATATAGAATCTGATTTATAGTAACATAGTCTACTTCAGTTGTTATGATTCAAAAATAACTAACACCATGTAAGAATAATCTAGAAAGAGTAGTATAAGGATAGCGCGATtggttgttgatgatgttttcgtaCTGGTTTGATGCTTAAAACCAAATGTAAGTAGTGCAAATCGATATGTAAAATGACTGTTTTGCTCTATTTGATGCTTTTGGTTTCGAAACTAATTAGAGTAAAGTAAATACTTTGAAGTTACGTACCCTCATTCCCTGCATACGGGACATGGCACGTAGCGGTCTCAGGGCTCTAAGAGTTCGCATGGTTTTGAATGCTTGAATACCACCCGCTCCACAAAGTGAAGCAACGAAGTTTATTAATGATACCTAGGAAAAGCATGGGTCAAATCGAGTGAGTATTTAATGGTTGATGATCGTAAAATTGAACTGTAACCGCCCGTAACTTTTGTTGTCTCCATATGATTGAgctactctttttttatgtgtttgttaTTGAATTATTGTGTCGAGAACATGTGAAGtaaagaaattttgttttcttatttctaatttgcattcaaactGATAAACATAATTGTAATGACGCTTCCTAGGTATTTAGTGTGTATGTAATTTGTTAACGCaatgaaataatcatttttaaatgtattgataaaattcatgttgttttaattgtgtaataataataaaaacaaacaatgaacAATCAATAATGATGAAAACGTTGCTTGTTAGAGTGTACAAATACTCCATAACGATTTCTTATTTAAATTGGCATTGATTTGCTCCGTCACTGGAGCTAAACATTGACTAATTTTCATTGGCCGAGTTACTTCTTAAGCAAAACtgtgtaatatttatttaaaatagtgAACAACAATATCAAAGTTGTATTTAACCGTACGATATCATTACTTAACGCCAGTGAATGGGCATCTGTTTAAGTTAAAGTCACTGTAAGTATTTGCAAATTAACGTAAGTtcaacgaaaaagaaagaaaacaaccatTATAAGTAAAAGAACGTACACAATACATAAAATTGACATCGACACATACTAAAGCGACTGTTTTGCATCAGCTACATGTATAACACGTACGGCAGCGTCTAAAAGGCACGAAAagtcattttgtttgctttcaatttaATCTTGTCTAACCACAAAGTTTATGAAGGAAGattgagtttttgtttgtgtcttAGATCATGATCATCACGCACAACATTCAACATGTCATTCCTTGTATCGGTTTATCTATAGTCAATCCATATGTATTTACAACTGCGACCTCAGACTGCGtgattttcaacattttcataaGCCCTTACTAGGCTCGGTAGTATTGCTAGGTTTGCTCTTAGCTGATCATGTTTGATATTTGTGGTAGTAACTTggtatttattaataattgttACGTTGTTGTACACAAATGGTTACAACATCTGTTTCAAAATCCAAAGGATGGTAATCaatcttttcctttcactATGCCATAAATAAAATCGTAAAACCAGTAATTAGTGCCGTCTTTTCATATTGTTTTATAAGTTTGAAATTATGctgtacaaaacaaatcatttgtgAGTGTAAATGTTGAAACAATATGATGTGCTTCGattaaatttcacatttttcagTTCATTAAAAAGGATATACAATGCTAAGCTTTTGCAaacgttcttttgtttttttttctcaaatgtCTATCAACGACTAACAATAGAGGTATTTCTTGCAACATAAATACTGGATACTAAAACGGAAGAAGTACAGGTAaatagaaatggaaatgggttattttataacgaaaaataatcaatttgtttggttgtttgtcATTTACAGTGTTTCTCAAACGTTCCACATCATTTAGGGTTTATATTAACGTTTTCGTCAGAAACGCAAACAATTATGGCGCACTGATTCTGCATGAACGTTTTACAAATGTTAGAAAGTTGTACATTTTCACACTTAAGAAGAATCCGTTACAGAAAGTGTTCCGTTATACTAAACATCGAATATTACACATTGTAGACTGTAAGCTGCGTTAAACGTTTTGCTTAAACGCATATAAACCAGCAACGCGAACAAAAGATAGATAGATTGACAGATTGGTTCTTTGGACAAACTTTTTGAAGAAATACAGCACACGTCTATACAAACATAGAGAAGACTACAAGGAAGAAATAGTAGATAACAGTCGTGTTTCGTCAGTTAGAATGTAGGAGATTGAAGGAAGAACAAGATAGCTTCCACGAACAATGTCACTGCACAAAGTGGTACACCATCAAAGCCCAGAGAGGTAGAGTGCCTCTTTAGCAATCAAAATGTACGCAAGTGAACCAAGTGCCTTGGTACTTACTCTCATACCCTCCCAACGTGATACGGCACGAAGCGGGCGTAAGGCGCGCAGTGTACGCATCGAACGGAACGCTGGAATATCGGCCGCTCCCACCCAGATAGCGGCAAGGTTTATCAGCGATAGCTAAGGGGAAAAAATCATTGAACGAAGGAAAAGATACGCAATGAAACGGAAATCAACGAAAGATAATTAGCAGGAAGATGCACTAAACGCAATCATCTTAATTTAACCGATACACATATATCACACATTGTGTGTTTACTTATCTTAATTATATATAATTGGTTAATATGTTACAAGACTAATTTGCTTAGGTAATTGTTTTCCCTCTATTGCTGTTTGTGTGATTGTGTGAGAAACTATGGCTAAAGTAATTATTGTTAACTATGATTGTTTTGCTATGTATTATGATATGGAGATAACAGAATTATATGAGGGTCCAGTCAATGGTTTTCACGACGCACAGGACGATTATACTCACCATTACGATAATAAAATCAAGCCAACACCAAGCATTCGTAAAGTATACTTTAAAACCTAAAGCTAACCATTTGATTAACatctctaaaaaaaatatcactgTGAATATTCGGTCCATATAATAAAGGATATCTTGCAGGATTGGGCGTTGTGGAAGATGTACATCTTCGAGAGCCTGTAGGGTTGCAGAAAGAAGCAGAACAAACGATCATATCAAACGCAAAGTCAGAGGAATTAATCTCATCAATCGTTGGAAGAGCAGGAAGTCCGATCGTCAATTGCTCGTGACACACTTACCAATGCTAAGCTACTAAGCAAAATCATAGTAATTACAGCAGTCTCGAAGTACTTGTTCTCAATCAGCTGGAACGTTTTGAGACGTAGGTTTGCCCAGCCCTGCCAAAACGGAGCATCATCGTCTCCAGCGAGCACTGGGAACTTTTTATAGCAATTATCCGGGCAGCAGTCCGCCGGTGAATCTTCGATCACTTCATCCTCCTCGGCGTGAATAATAAGCTCACCATCTAGCGGACCTTCTTCGCCTTCGCCTTCGTCATCGAGCTCTGGACAAGTGAACAGAACATTTGTAGTGTGTGAAAGAAGGACTTTTCATTCGCACTGGGAACGTCGGTACATACCTTCGTCAATTCCTAAATCCTCCTTGCTGGCATCACGTTTTTCTTCGCCCTCCATCGTTTCGGCGCTGCCTTTGTGGCTTTCGTCCTTGAATGGGCGATTTTTGTGACTGCCATAAGATTTGATACTGGCAGTATCATCGTCCTGCAAGGACACGCCTCTATGATTCAGTTCATGTTCTAATTTATTATCTTGATGATTACTAATAGAATTGCCTATCACCTAATTATCAAGACATAATACACACATAATGAGATTAATGTTTTGCTTAGCagctaaagttttttttgtagtaaagTGAATGAGTGTGTGTATAAAAACTGTCAGGATGCAGACAAAATGAGTTCATGTGCCGTAGTGGTTAAAATGAAATGGGTAAACTGTGAGGAAGTTTTGATGAACAATATGACAAAACGGAAATCTCAAACCCATACTAAACAGAATCTATGAATGGATGCGAAAGTGCGAAAGTATCGATAGAAAGAAGTACGTACCTTTGAGTTGTTCATGATctgcttgtttttctttgccttgTTCTTCAGATCACCGTGAATGGTAAATTCCATTCCATCTCCTATTGCTACTTCCAGCTGGTTGTGTTCCTTGATGCCTTTCTTCAGCAGCCCATCAGCCAGTATGTCATCTGGAGTAAGTTCCAGCTCATTTTCACCATGTTCTGCAGATATACATGGACATACTCCTTTGCCTAatgcatgtgttttttgtttgtttgtatatttgtttgtttgtgtgtcatGATTCAGTTTCCATATGGACGGTTGTGCATAATTTTCACATATTCATACGGTGGTACCATATTATGTTTTCGTTATGATTtcaaatggaataaattacCATTGGTATAATATAATTTCCAATCGGTGGAATCCAAAATAAGTCGAGCAAGAGAAGAACATCGGAAGTTTCACAAATGGCATATGGCATAGTATTCCATTTTACGCAGTTTGTTTCAATGTGCAGTTAGCATAGGAACATTTATAATATAGAAGTAGATAAATCGAGAGAAAAAATTGATACACTTGAATTAAGAATCGCTTGTTGGTACACGGATATTTTAAATAtcagagcacacacacacacacatacacacatagacatttcatcaaaatacaacaaagaaatgcaaacaacctttttcaatgcaaacaacgacaacgacaacgaTGTCTACTATCATCAGGAAAGTACCACAATcaggaaagaaaatacaagCGTGGCAAAACACATACTATTTTGGGGAAGAACAGTAGGTAAACACAACACGAACAATACATTTACAGTTTACTGTACAAATCATCGAAAGTAGTAGGTATTGGTATTTTGCGTAAAAATATCAACACGATCAAAACCTGCGTTATTATGTATGTAAATTAATGTTCCCTCAAATCAAACAGCTTTAAATTCCAGAATTATTCATAAATCAAATGGAATTGGAGCTATATCCTTAATAGCCACTGTCACTGTTGGTGCAACCAACAAGAATGAGAAAGCTTAGTAGTACTATAGGTAGTAGTTAGCTTAACTTGCTCcgttaaacagggtaagattACAAGCTATTCCGCGAAAGTAGCTTTGACACGACTGACAAAACGTTCGCAAATTAATAATATCTTTAGTAAATTGCAAACTGCTTTTTTAAaactctttttctcttttaaaacaatgttGTTTAAGAGTGAGTGGGtaggaagtttatttattttttttttaataattgcgTTATCATGCTATTTAAAAGTTGTAGTGTACTCAAAATCATAATAGATAATTATCTTTCTCtataaaatgcttcaaatattCCGAAGCTATTTTGTAATATTACAAGGACACAATCAAACATCGAATTACCTTAAGCGAGACACTAACCAACGATACACATATGCTCGAAAAATTTTCGGTTTTAcgtctttttttagtttttttttcttcataacaCACAAACGTATTAACAATACATGATGAATTACTACCAAACTAGCAACAGATAGTATACAGCTCTATTACTACTTTCGGTAGAAGGATAAAATCCACTTTTAACGATGCTAATCAAATGGAAAATTGCTAACACTAAACGAAACACACTTTCGGGGAATATTTGAcatggttttaaattttggacACTGATTGTGCCACACCAATTCAAGCAAGTTtcttatattatattatattatattacatTGTAGATGCGCAACTACTatcctgctttttttttaattcatgcaTTTTTAGATTAAATGGTGAACCAGCTGCCTATTTTTAAAACCTTGCGTAAATCTCGAAATTCGATCTTTTTTGATGACGGTAATAGGATGGCAGGATGTTTGGAAAACACTGCATTTTGAAGTTAACGATACTATTACGAGTTGGTGTTACTCGTAACAGAAAACATATAACTGCTACGGTTAAATATGCTGCATAATATTTACGATGTGCGATTTCCGCTAAACGTATCACTGGGTATTTGTATTAATTAGATATCTTAAAAGTTTGTAGGTCTAGTTTACCAGAAACTTTACGTTTGCTCGGATAGTTacaaatttgcaaataaacgGAAATTAAGTTGCGCACCTACTATGTAAATTTTAAGATAGAAATGTAACATTCAGTTTATTAAGTTTTGTTAAACTTTAATGTCATACGTTTTATATCTAAACCAATTACAAAAGATGTATCGATCGCTTCACTCATTGCATCCGATAGCACATTGATGTCAAACAACCCCGAAATTATCACAAATCAGCAACCTTTGGTGGGATTCTGGTTGGAAACTATCTACACTACGGTGGGCAATACAAAATAAACTTAAGTTTGATCGCACACTAGCGCTAATATTAGTAGCGGTAGTGTAAGTGGATAGTAACCTTCTTCCTATTACAAAGCAAGGTGTATTTGCTTACCTGTAGGTTGCACCGATGCTATTTGACtcgttaatttgtttttcacaaaCTTGAGTGCATTTGCTATGTTCGCCTTGATCCAATTAGAAAAGCGTGATATTCTGTTAAACGCTTCAGCGATCTTGTTGGTCTCGTTGTCTGCCGTTGGTGCGGACAGGGATGAAGAACCGAAATTTGACAAAAGCAAAGCTAAGAAAAGATTAAGAACCTGCAAAATAGAGTCATTGGTGAACTATGGGTGAACACTCACGACTATGCAAATGCTAGGTTACTTACGACTAAATTTCCTATTACTACCGTAGCCAGGAAAAATGGTATGCATGACACATCGCCAACAAGCATACAGTCCCACATGGATTCGATCCATTCACCGCACAGCACACGGAACACAATCATAAAGGAATGCATGAAATCGGTAAAATTCCATCTTGGCAGATCTTGGTCTGGGAACAGATGCACATTATCTGGAAGAATTTATTTCGAAtagaattgaagaaaaatacgAACGATGCGCGATTAGGATTAGGCGTTCACCAGCACTCTAAGAAAAATGTGAAAGCACTTGATTTACAAATAATCCGCGTGGAGAAGCTAGCAGATTGCAGATTATCGAGGCATTTGTAAGCTGTTTCTAGAGCTCTTGTTGTTCTAAAAGCTTGTCGTttaatttgttgttattttgttttgtttagcaaaCAATGGTATGCAAGACAGTAACCAGCGGACATTGAACAGTCTAGTACATGTTCGCTGTAAATCAGAACAAAATACCAAATGCAAGAAAATAGCGACTGATTTAAATACGATCGTTGAAGTCTCTGGCACTCAAATGAAATTATTGTAGTTTTACACAAATTTATACGGATGCATCGACCTTAAACCTTTGTGTTTAGTGATCAGATAACAAATAACGACacaattgtaaataatttagGTGACACATTAGCAGTCATAGATTTTCTTACAAATgataaaaagttataaattGTAATTGATTTGCAAGGCGCATATTTGAACATAAAGCAATATGTTTAAGAAACAATGGATATTGTACGCTAAATACTCTACCTTCAGTCTTATTCATTGTTTCATCTCTAGTCTTTCGAATTATGTTTCTAGTCTTTTTACGAATGTACAACCATTTGAGGGGCTTCATTGAACTACATTAGAActattattttgcaaaagcaTAGCAAAAGCACCCTTCAGCTATTGTACTATTATGTACTATGGAAGTGGTAAGCACTGGCCACCGTTGAAAATACCATTCACAATCAACTATTTTCCATGCTCTTGCCAAATCTCACTAGTATGTAGTGTAATGTGTACATTTATACAAAATGGTTCGGAGTGAACGAATTTTGCGCACGTAACGATTGCCTTGTTTTTTCCGCTGTGATTTATGGTTGTCTTGTACGATGCTTTCAATCACAAAGTGTTTTGCGCCATTGCAGAGCTAGCTACTTACCGACATAGTTCTTTCCGAACAGCTGCATTCCCATCACGGCAAAGATGAAGATGATAATGCAGAGCACGAACGTCAGATTACCTAACGCTCCCATCGTTCTGCCCATGATGGAAATGAGTAAATTCAGCGTTGGCCAGGATTTGGCGAGCTTAAAGACTCgaagctgttgttttttttgtttcaaatgatTTGCGTGTAACGTAAGTTTTAGGTTTTTATTGTGGTAGATGATGATGCGTCAGATCGCAAAATAAAATGAGTTTTAATTTGTACagtttttaatgcgaaatggttTTGAGTATGCGTACGATAGCGATGTTGTTGATGCATGTTATGGTATAtgtgtttgttgcattttttttaattttttcgcaAGAAGTGTATAAATTACATACGATTAAtgtgagaaagaaaagaaccatgaaaaagaagaaagagagaaaaagagagatagTAGAGAAAATTGGCAAGTAatagaaagcatttttttcatcaaccGTATGTTTTCTTATAACTATCAGAACAAGTCAATATTCCTTTCAGTGATGTTCCTTCGTGTTAGGGATCATGGGAgagtagtatttttttttattattgtatttATCCAGTACAGTGGTAAACCCTACCATGCTGTTTCATCTAAATACATCCACTAATTGCAATCGAATACTTCTATGGCTTATGCAAGTATTCGTATAGATCCATTCCCTTCGTCTTCGACTACATCGTAAGATCTTTTATC
The DNA window shown above is from Anopheles funestus chromosome 3RL, idAnoFuneDA-416_04, whole genome shotgun sequence and carries:
- the LOC125769886 gene encoding sodium channel protein para isoform X34, whose product is MTEDSDSISEEERSLFRPFTRESLQAIEARIADEEAKQRELERKRAEGESDFGRKKKKKEIRYDDEDEDEGPQPDPTLEQGVPVPVRMQGNFPPELASTPLEDIDGFYSNQRTFVVVSKGKDIFRFSATNALYVLDPFNPIRRVAIYILVHPLFSLFIITTILVNCILMIMPTTPTVESTEVIFTGIYTFESAVKVMARGFILQPFTYLRDAWNWLDFVVIALAYVTMGIDLGNLAALRTFRVLRALKTVAIVPGLKTIVGAVIESVKNLRDVIILTMFSLSVFALMGLQIYMGVLTQKCIKEFPMDGSWGNLTHENWELFNSNETNWFYSISGDIPLCGNSSGAGQCDEGYICLQGYGINPNYGYTSFDTFGWAFLSAFRLMTQDYWENLYQLVLRSAGPWHMLFFIVIIFLGSFYLVNLILAIVAMSYDELQKKAEEEEAAEEEALREAEEAAAAKAAKLEAQQAAAAAAANPEIAKSPSDFSCHSYELFVGQEKGNDDNNKEKMSIRSEGLESVSEITRTTAPTATAAGTAKARKVSAFTIRNGRGRFVGVPGSDRKPLVLSTYLDAQEHLPYADDSNAVTPMSEENGAIIVPVYYANLGSRHSSYTSHQSRISYTSHGDLLGGMTKESRLRNRSARNTNHSIVPPPNATNLSYADTNHKGQRDFDMTQDCTDDAGKIKHNDNPFIEPAQTQTVVDMKDVMVLNDIIEQAAGRHSRASDHGVSVYYFPTEDDDEDGPTFKDKAIEFLMKMIDIFCVWDCCWVWLKFQEGVAFIVFDPFVELFITLCIVVNTLFMALDHHDMDPDMEKALKSGNYFFTATFAIEATMKLIAMSPKYYFQEGWNIFDFIIVALSLLELGLEGVQGLSVLRSFRLLRVFKLAKSWPTLNLLISIMGRTMGALGNLTFVLCIIIFIFAVMGMQLFGKNYVDNVHLFPDQDLPRWNFTDFMHSFMIVFRVLCGEWIESMWDCMLVGDVSCIPFFLATVVIGNLVVLNLFLALLLSNFGSSSLSAPTADNETNKIAEAFNRISRFSNWIKANIANALKFVKNKLTSQIASVQPTGKGVCPCISAEHGENELELTPDDILADGLLKKGIKEHNQLEVAIGDGMEFTIHGDLKNKAKKNKQIMNNSKDDDTASIKSYGSHKNRPFKDESHKGSAETMEGEEKRDASKEDLGIDEELDDEGEGEEGPLDGELIIHAEEDEVIEDSPADCCPDNCYKKFPVLAGDDDAPFWQGWANLRLKTFQLIENKYFETAVITMILLSSLALALEDVHLPQRPILQDILYYMDRIFTVIFFLEMLIKWLALGFKVYFTNAWCWLDFIIVMVSLINFVASLCGAGGIQAFKTMRTLRALRPLRAMSRMQGMRVVVNALVQAIPSIFNVLLVCLIFWLIFAIMGVQLFAGKYFKCVDKNKTTLPHEIIPDVNACKAENYTWENSPMNFDHVGKAYLCLFQVATFKGWIQIMNDAIDSRDVGKQPIRETNIYMYLYFVFFIIFGSFFTLNLFIGVIIDNFNEQKKKAGGSLEMFMTEDQKKYYNAMKKMGSKKPLKAIPRPRWRPQAIVFEIVTNKKFDMIIMLFIGFNMLTMTLDHYKQSETFSAVLDYLNMIFICIFSSECLMKIFALRYHYFIEPWNLFDFVVVILSILGLVLSDLIEKYFVSPTLLRVVRVAKVGRVLRLVKGAKGIRTLLFALAMSLPALFNICLLLFLVMFIFAIFGMSFFMHVKDKSGLDDVYNFKTFGQSMILLFQMSTSAGWDGVLDGIINEEDCLPPDNDKGYPGNCGSSTIGITYLLAYLVISFLIVINMYIAVILENYSQATEDVQEGLTDDDYDMYYEIWQQFDPDGTQYVRYDQLSDFLDVLEPPLQIHKPNRYKIISMDIPICRGDMMFCVDILDALTKDFFARKGNPIEETAELGEVQQRPDEVGYEPVSSTLWRQREEYCARLIQHAWKRYKQRHGGGTDGSTGDDLEIDACDNGNDGGNGNDNDGSGGAAIGSGDNGSQIAGGSIGGGVGTPGSGKSKGILGGSQANIGVVDHSLSSKESPDSNGDPQGRQTAVLVESDGFVTKNGHRVVIHSRSPSITSRTADV